A window of the Podospora bellae-mahoneyi strain CBS 112042 chromosome 6, whole genome shotgun sequence genome harbors these coding sequences:
- a CDS encoding hypothetical protein (antiSMASH:Cluster_1; COG:F; EggNog:ENOG503NVC6; SMCOG1283:2`; SMCOG1283:3`-cyclic-nucleotide 2`-phosphodiesterase), giving the protein MNSLKGLLLWAAVATAGSIALEEVGSPEHLVSRRKLSKRFIDDNGNYNISFYHLNDVHAHLDEFSSSGTDCTRPERGCYGGYARVKHVLGESRPSHPDSLLLNAGDEFQGTMFFSYYGGSKIAETLNQIGFDAMTLGNHEFDRGDDHLGEFLDNLTFPIVSANIKSDHAVLNKTIKPFHYFEQYELAVIGVTTETTPGIANPGPGTTFEDPVKSVQETIDYLRGELGVKRIAALTHIGYEEDQRLARETKGLYLIMGGHSHTPLGNFAGAVGKYPTIVENSEGEEVFIVQAYRWGEYLGYIDVTYDTDGRVLDYHGAPVHLTNTTAQDEDLQSQIDQWRKPFEEFAAQVVGESLVVLDQSRCLLEECLLGNFMADAMLQYRVNNTTPETAPAFALINAGGVRATIDEGPITRGEVLTSFPFGNAIVEISMSGERLWSTLEGIMSKVNQVNGRPVTSLLQVSRGIVIEYNPDATATTKLVAITIGGKPLDKTAEYRIVTLDFLAGGGDNFFDPPFTNPIVLDTQDQVLVDYIGYKTPVDIKLEGRIKPISRCRQKFLARNAKRMLDPTRGL; this is encoded by the exons ATGAATTCCCTCAAGGGCCTGCTCTTGTGGGCAGCAGTTGCCACGGCTGGCTCTATCGCTCTCGAGGAAGTGGGGTCTCCGGAGCACCTCGTGAGCCGCCGCAAGCTCTCCAAGCGCTTCATCGACGACAATGGCAACTACAACATTTCATTCTACCATCTCAATGACGTACACGCCCATCTCGACGAGTTTTCCTCCTCAGGCACCGACTGCACTCGTCCAGAGAGAGGCTGCTACGGTGGTTACGCCCGCGTCAAGCATGTCCTCGGCGAATCCCGCCCTTCGCACCCGGACTCGTTGCTCCTGAACGCTGGTGATGAGTTTCAAG GTACCATGTTCTTCTCATACTATGGCGGTTCGAAAATCGCCGAGACGCTCAACCAGATCGGCTTTGATGCCATGACGTTGGGGAACCACGAGTTTGACCGCGGCGATGATCACCTGGGCGAGTTCCTTGACAACCTGACCTTTCCTATTGTCAGCGCCAATATCAAGTCCGACCATGCGGTTCTGAACAAGACAATCAAGCCTTTTCACTATTTTGAACAGTACGAGCTGGCCGTCATCGGTGTCACGACCGAGACAACGCCAGGAATCGCCAATCCCGGCCCGGGAACGACGTTTGAAGATCCTGTGAAAAGCGTACAGGAGACGATTGACTACTTGAGAGGCGAACTGGGAGTGAAGAGGATCGCGGCGTTGACTCACATTGGATATGAGGAGGACCAGAGGCTCGCGCGAGAGACGAAGGGTCTGTACTTGATCATGGGCGGCCACAGCCATACCCCACTGGGAAACTTTGCCGGTGCCGTGGGCAAGTACCCAACCATTGTTGAGAATTCTGAGGGCGAAGAAGTCTTCATCGTGCAGGCTTACCGCTGGGGAGAATATCTCGGCTACATCGATGTTACCTACGACACGGATGGAAGAGTCCTGGATTACCATGGTGCGCCGGTTCACCTGACCAACACAACAGCCCAAGATGAGGATCTTCAGAGCCAGATTGACCAGTGGAGGAAGCCGTTCGAAGAGTTTGCTGCCCAAGTCGTAGGAGAAAGCTTGGTGGTGCTAGATCAGTCTCGGTGCCTGTTGGAGGAATGTTTGTTGGGAAATTTCATGGCCGA CGCCATGCTCCAATACCgagtcaacaacaccacccccgagaCTGCCCCGGCCTTTGCGCTCATCAATGCCGGCGGTGTTCGTGCCACTATCGATGAAGGCCCCATCACCAGAGGGGAGGTCCTCACGTCCTTCCCCTTTGGCAATGCCATCGTCGAGATCTCCATGTCCGGTGAACGCCTGTGGTCGACTCTCGAGGGCATCATGTCCAAAGTCAACCAGGTCAATGGCCGTCCCGTGACCTCTCTGTTACAAGTCAGCCGCGGAATTGTCATCGAGTACAACCCTGATGCAACTGCAACCACGAAGCTGGTTGCTATCACAATTGGCGGCAAGCCCTTAGACAAGACTGCCGAGTATCGGATCGTGACACTTGATTTCCTCGCAGGTGGGGGCGATAATTTCTTTGACCCCCCTTTTACCAACCCCATCGTTCTCGACACACAAGACCAGGTTTTGGTGGACTACATCGGGTACAAGACCCCTGTTGATATCAAGTTGGAGGGCAGAATCAAGCCGATCAGCCGATGCAGACAAAAGTTTCTAGCCCGGAACGCGAAGCGGATGTTGGACCCGACCAGGGGACTCTAA